TGAGGTTGCGCATGATTCTTCCTTCGCTGTGTGGACTGGGGTTCCGCCCGGTACCCCCGGGCGACACAGGGACTTCGGCGCGGGCGGAGAACGGGTTGGGGTCGGTCGTCCATTCCCAGGTGAACGCCAGGTTCACGCGCCGCTCGCCCGGGATCCCGGGGATCGGCGGCACGGCCTCTCGAAGTCGTCGCTTGACTTCCGACTGTCGCCGATATATCGTCGCTACATCGCGACAGCACGCCGCGATCCCCGACATCTCCCGACCGGAAGGAGCGCTCATGCGCACCCACGACCACGACGACCACCTCTCGTCCCCCTCATCCGCCGAAGCCCCCGCCGACCGCCACGAGCCCCGCATGCAGCACCACCGCGGTGGGCGCCCGCGCATCATGCCGGGTCACCCCCTCGCCCGCGGCTTCCGCCCGGGCGACGGCCCCGGCTTCCCCGGGTTCCCGGGATTCCCCGGCATGGGCGGCTTCGGCGGCCCCGGCTTCGGCCCGGGCCGCGGACGCGGCGGACGGGGTCGCGCCCGCCGCGGCGACGTCCGCCTCGCGATCCTCTCCCTGCTCGCCGACGCGCCCTCGAACGGCTACGGCCTCATCACGGGCATCGCCACGAAGACGGAGGGCGCCTGGCGGCCGAGCCCCGGATCCGTCTACCCCACGCTCCAGCAGCTCGTCGACGAGGACCTGATCGTCGCCGACGAGTCCGGCGCCAAGAGCGTCTACTCCCTCACCGACCAGGGCCGCGCCCACGTCGAGGAGCACAAGGACGAGATCGACGCCGCCTGGGCCGCGACCACCGACAAGTCCGAGGGCGAGGACGCGTTCCAGACCAGCCTCATGAAGCTCATGGGCGTCGTGAAGCCCCTCATGCACGACGCGACCGACGCCCAGCGCCAGGCCGCGGCGGCGAAGCTCGACGAGACGCGGCGCGCCCTGTACGCGATCCTCGCCGACTGATCCCCGTCGGCCTCCGGGCCCGGCACGACGACGGCCCCCGCATCTGCGGGGGCCGTCGTCGTGCGTGCGGGAGGGCGGATCAGCGGATCGCCGCTCCCGTGTCGAGGTCGTCGCCGGCCTCGAGGTCCAGGCCGTCGGACTCGGTGATGTCGATGCCGAGGCCGCCGTCCGCGTCGTCGTCCGCGACCCCGTCGTCGTCGAGCGGCACGATGCGCTCGGCATCGACGGCCTCCTGCGCCTCGCGGGCGTCGGCCCCGACGAGCTCCTCCTCGTCGACGCCGGTGTCGTCCAGATCGCGGTCGGCGGGGTCGCGCGGGTTCTCGATGTCGCTCACGGTGCTCTCCTTCGCTCGTCGATGCGGCGCGGACGCGCCGTGCGTCGACGGTACGCGCCCCGGCTCCGTGCCCGCTGGCCCGGTGCCTCCGTCGAGCGACGGGAGGGCGGCTCGGCTCAGGAGACGCCGACGGTGATCCGGTGCCAGCCCGTCGCGCCGTCGGGGGCGGGCGGCGCCTCGTCGGAGGTCTGCGTCGCGCCCGTGGTGTCGGTGGCGCGCACCTCGACGCTGTGGGATCCGCTCGCCGCGTCCCACGCGTACGACCACTGCCGCCACGTGTCGGCACCGACGCCGTCGCCCAGCGTCGCTTCGACCCAGTCGCCCTCGTCGACGCGCACCTCCACCTTCTCGATGCCGGTGTGCTGCGCCCAGGCCATGCCGGCGATCGCGGTGCGTCCCGCGTCCACGCGCGCGCCGGAGCGCGGGGTGTCGATGCGGGAGCCCGTCTTGATGGGGCCGCGCTCGGTCCAGCCGCGGGTCGACCAGTAGGCGACGTCCTCGGCGAAGGTCGTGACCTTGAGCTCGGTGACCCACTTCGTCGCGGAGACGTAGCCGTAGAGGCCGGGCACGACCATCCGCACCGGGAAGCCGTGCTGCTGCGGCAGGGGCTCGCCGTTCATGCCGACCGCGAGGATCGACGCGCGGTCGGGATCCGTGAGCGCCTCGAGCGGCGTGCTCGCGGTCCAGCCGTCCTGGCTCGTGGAGAGCACCATGTCGGCGCCCGTGGTCGGCTTCGCGCGCTCGAGCAGGAGGCGGATGGGATAGCCGAGCCAGAGCGCGTTGCCGATCAGGTTCCCGCCGATCTCGTTGGACACGCACGTGAGGGTGGTCACGTGCTCCTCGAGCGGGAGGGCGAGCAGCTCCGCGAACGTGATCTCGACCTCCTGCTCGACCATGCCCGTGATGCGCAGCTTCCAGGAGGCCGCGTCGACCGACGGCACCTGCAGCGCGGTGTCGATGCGGTAGAAGTCGGTCGCGGGCGTGACGAAGGGCGCGAGGCCGGGGACGCCGAGCTCGGCCGTGGCGGGGATCGCGGCGGCGGGCGTCGCGGCGCGCGGGAGCACGAGCGTGCGGCGGAAGTCGTCCACGCGGGCGGCGGCCGCGTTGAGGCCGCGGGCCACGGATCCGGCGACCACGGAGGCGACGCCCGCCACGACCGTCATGAGGAGGAACGTGCGGCGCTCGACGCGCGCACCCGCGCCCGGGGTGAGCGGGGCGCGCGCGGCCGGGCGGGCGATGCCGCGCACGGGCTCGGCGACCGCGGCCGACGCGGATGCCGCGCGGTCCGCCGCGTCCCGCCAGTCGCGGAGCCGGTCGGCGCCGCGGTGGAGGATGAAGACGCCGGCGATCATGCCGACGATCGTGGGGATCGCCGCGGCACCCGTCGCCCCCGCGCGCGTGGTCGCCGCGAGCATGGCGACGCCGGCGAAGAGCGCGAGCACCACCACGCCGAGCGGCGGGCGGCGCACCTGGAGGATCCCGGCGAGCGCGGCGGCGGCGAGCACCACCACCCCGAGCACGACGATGAGCGCGACCTTGTCGCCCGTGCCGAACAGGGCGATCACGGTGTCCTTGACGCCCGCGGGCACGAGGTCGATGACGAGCGCGCCGACCGCGAGCACCGGGCTCGCGGCCGGGGCGACGAAGGCCGCGGCGATCTCGGCAACGGCCAGCACGGCGAGCGCCGCCACCACACCCAGGGACGCGGACCACCAGCGGAGGGCCGCGCGGGTCACGGGGCGACCGGCTTGCTGTACGGGAGGATCACGTCGAAGCGGCAGCCGCCCTCGATGTTCTGGACCGTGACGTCGCCGTCGTGGGCGCGCACGATGCCGCGGACGATCGCGAGGCCGAGGCCCGCGCCGCCGCCTCCCGACGCGTAGCCGCCGTCGTGCGTGCCCTCGGCCTGCACCGCGGGATCCGGCGGCGTGGCCTCGACGGGCGCGGCCGGGAAGTCGGGACCGAGCGCGGTCCTCTCGGCGGCGCTCTTCCCGTAGGCGCGCGGCGTGCGGGATCCGGTCGACCGCCAGCCGGCGTCGAACACGCGTGGGAGGTCGGCCTCGGGGATGCCGCCCGCGGTGTCCTCGACGGAGAGGACGGCGAGGTTGCCGGAGTCGCGGTGCGCGGAGATCACGATGCGTCCGCCGGGGAGCGACTGCTGGATGGCGTTCATCACGAGGTTGCCGACGACGCGGGAGAGCTCGCGCGGATCGCCCTGCACCACGAGGTCGTCGTGCGCGGTCTCGCCCCGGAGCTCGACCTTGCGGGCCTGCGCGACCGGCCCGAGCTCGGCGACGGTGTCGCTGACGACGTCGTACAGGGAGACGCGCTCGACGGCGAGCTCGAGGCTGCCCGAGTTGATGCGCGACAGCTCGAACAGGTCGTCGACCATGCCGTTGAGGCGGTTCGCCTGCACGCGGATCTGGCGGAAGTAGCGGTGCTCGTCGTCGACCATGCCGTCCTCGAGGGACTCGGCCATGGCGCGGATGCCGGCGAGCGGCGTGCGCAGGTCGTGCGACATCCACGCGATGAGCTCGCGACGGCTGCGCTCCTGCGCCTCCATCCTGTCGCGCGCGTCGGCGAGCCGGCGGTTGGCGGCGCTGAGCTCGCGGGCGAGCTGCGCGAACTCGGTGCTGGTGGGGCGGCCTGGCTCGACGGCGGCCTCCTCGCCCATGGACGCGGCGTAGCGGCCGAGCTCGCGGCTGCCGCGCACGAGGGTCATGCCGAGCATCGCGGCCATGACGAGCGAGACGAGCGCGGAGACGGCGGCGACGGAGAGGAACGCGGTGAGGCCGGCGTCGTCGACGAGCATGCTCGCGGTGACGGCGACCATGCCGCCCACGACCGAGAGCACGGCGGCGAGCGCGACGACGCAGATCTGCAGCACGAGCGATCGGCGGCGGAGCGCGCGCAGCAGGACGCTGGCCCCGAGGCCGACGACGGCGGCGCAGACGAGCGCCGTCAGCACGACGATGAGGAAGGAGTCGGCGGTCACGCGTCGGCCTCGGCGGAGGGGGCGGGCTCGGCCTCGGCGGGTGCGGCGGGCGTCGCGGCGTCCGGGTCGAAGCGGTAGCCCACGCCCCAGACGGTGCCGAGGAGCACGGGGTGCGCGGGATCCGCCTCGATCTTCTCCCGCAGGCGCCGCACGTGCACGGTGACGGTGGAGAGGTCGCCGATCTCCCAGCCCCACACCTGGCGCAGCAGGTCGTCGCGCCCGAAGACGCGGCGCGGGTTCCGGAGCAGGAAGGCGAGCAGGTCGAACTCGCGGGAGGTGAGCGACAGCATGACGCCGGCCTGGTGGATCTCGCGCGCGCCGAGGTCGAGCACGAACGGCCCCGCGACGAACGGCGGCTCGGGCACGGCCTCGGGCACCGTGCGGCGGAGGACGGCGCGCACGCGGAGCACCAGCTCGCGCGGCGAGAAGGGCTTGGCGAGGTAGTCGTCGGCGCCGGCATCGAGGCCGTTGACGCGGTCCTCGCCCTGGCCGAGCGCGGTGAGCATCACGACGGGCACGGGCGACTCGGGGTGGTGGGCGCGGATCCGGCGGCACACCTCGAGGCCGTCGAGGCCGGGGAGCATGCGGTCGAGCACGACGAGGTCGGGCATGCGCTCGGTGGCGACGCGCACGGCCTCGAGGCCGTCGGCGACGGTCTCCACCTGGAAGCCCGAGGCCTTGAGGTAGCGGCAGACGACCTCGTTCACCGTCGGGTCGTCCTCGACGACGAGGATGCGGCGGCCGCGCAGCGGATCCGGCCGCGAGGGATCGGGCCGCGCGCTGTCGGGGCGCCCGGCGTCGGCGCGCGCGGGATCGTAGGTGGGGCTCACCCGGTCAGACTATGCGCGGTCCCTGGGCCCGGCCCCGCGGGTGTCCGGCTTGCGAGCGAGCCGTCACCCCTCGGGTCGCGGCGGCGCGGCGACGCGGCGATCGGTCGCGTGGCGGGCGGGCGCAGGCGCGGCCTCCTAGGCTCGACGGATGACGCCAGCGCTCGTGGACGTGGTCCTCCCCTGCCTCGACGAGGAGGAGGCCCTGCCCTGGGTCCTCTCCCGCCTGCCCGAGGGGTACCGCGCGATCGTCGTCGACAACGGATCCACCGACCGCTCCGCCGAGGTGGCGCGCGCGCACGGCGCCCTCGTGGTGCGGGAGTCGCGCCGCGGGTTCGGCGCTGCCGCGCATGCGGGGCTCGAGGCCGCGACCGCGCCGCTCGTGGCGTTCTGCGACGCCGACGCGTCGATGGATCCCGCGCTCCTCCCCCGCGTGGTCGACCCGGTCCGCGACGGCGAGCGCGACCTCGTGCTCGGCCGTCGGGTCCCGTCGGCGCGCGGCGCGTGGCCGCTGCACGCGCGGATCGCGAACCTCGAGCTGGCCAGACGGCTGCGGCGGATCACGGGCGTCCCGCTGCACGACCTCGGCCCCATGCGCTGCGGGCGGCGCACCGAGCTGCTCGATCTCGGCATCCTCGACCGGCGCAGCGGCTATCCGCTGGAGATGCTGCTCCGGGCATCCGCGGCCCACTGGCGCATCCTGGAGGTGGACATGCCGTACGCGCCGCGCGTGGGGCGGTCCAAGGTGACCGGCACCGTGCGCGGGACCGTCACGGCCGTGCGCGACATGTCGCGCGTGCTGGCCGAGGCGCGAGCGGCGGCGGCGGGCGCCGATCGCACCCCGGGAGGAACCGCGTGACCGCCGTCGTCGTCATCGCCAAGGAGTGCATCCCCGGCCGCGTGAAGACGCGCCTGCACCCGCCGTTCACGCTCGAGGAGGCGGCCGAGCTCGCGTCCGCCGCCCTCGCCGACACGCTCGCCGCCGTCGACGACGCCGCGCCCGCGCGCCGCGTCCTCCTCTTCGACGGCGCGAACCCGCCGGCGGAGGCCGCCGGATACGACGTCATCCCGCAGGTGACCGGCGACCTCGACGAGCGGCTCGCCGCCATGTTCGACGCGCTCGACGGCCCCGTCCTCCTCGTCGGGATGGACACGCCGCAGCTCACCGCGGATCTGATCCGCCCCGTGCTCGACTCCTGGGCCGACGGGGCGCGCGGCCCCGACGCCTGGTTCGGCCCCGCGAACGACGGCGGCTTCTGGGCGCTCGGCCTCCGGGATCCGGACGGCGCGCTCGTGCGCGGCGTGCCCATGTCCCGGGACGACACCGGCGCCGTGCAGCTGTCGCGGCTCATCGACGCGGGGCTCGACGTGGCGATGCTGCCCGAGCTCACCGACGTGGACACGGTGGACGACGCGCGGGAGGCCGCCGAGGCGGCGCCCGCCCATCGCTTCGCCCACGCGCTCCGAACCCTGGAGACCGGCGCGAGCACCCGCGCCGCCACCACCGCACCCGCGACATCGCAGAGGGACCCCGCATGAGCCTGGCCGTCGACCACCCCGAGGACCGCGCCTCCGCGCGCGTCCGCACCTTCGGATCCGGTGGCGGCGAGCCCTACGCCCGGGCCCTCCGCGACTCCGGCGAGGTCCTCTTCCTGTCGCTCGCGTCCTCCGACGACGACAGCGCCGAGGTCATGGACCTGGGCCGCTGGAGCGCCGACGCCGACGCCGTGGACGCGAGCCTCCTCGCGGACGCCGCCGGCCCCGTCCTCGACATCGGCTGCGGCCCGGGCCGCATGGTCCGCGCGGCCATGGACGCCGGGCTCGGCGCGCTCGGCATCGACGTCTCCCCCACCGTGGTCGAGATGGCCGCGGGCCTCGGCCTCCCCGTCCTCCACCGCTCGGTCTTCGAGCGCCTGCCCCGCGAGGGCGGCTGGGGCACGCTCCTCCTCCTCGACGGCAACATCGGCATCGGCGGCGACGCGGCCGCGCTCCTCGCGCGCTGCGGCGACCTCCTCGACGACCAGGGTGCGCTCGTGGTGGAGACCCACCCGGATCCCGCCCGCGACCGCACCTTCGAGTGCACGGTCGAGGACGGCCAGGGCCGCGCGAGCGACCCGTTCCCGTGGGCGCAGGTCGGCCGCGACGCCGTCGCGCGCATGGCGGGCGATGCGGGCCTCGACCTCGTTCAGTGCTGGGAGACCGAGGGCCGGTCCTTCTGCCGCCTCGTCCGCGCGTAGAGCGCCGCGACGACGGCCGTCGCCACCGCGGTGGCGACCCACATGAGCGCGAGGCGCGGCGCGTAGTCCGCGATGAGGATCGTCGGGTTGTCGTTGCCGATCGCCCGGGCGCGGATCTCGGGGACGACCACCAGGGTCATCACCGCCATCACGACCACGCCGGCCTGCACGATCACGAGCGACCCGGCAGGGAGGCGTCGCCCGGCCTTCCGGATCAGCAGGCCCGCGACGAAGACGACGGGCGACAGGATCGCGTCGTGCACGAGGATCGCGAGCAGCAGGAAGACGGCGACGCCGACGACCTGGTCGGTGCGCTGCGAGTCGAGCAGCACGAGCGCGCCGACGACGAGGCCGACGACCCCCACCGCGACGAGCGCGATGCGGGCGGCGAGCACGCCGCGCGTCGCGGGGATGCGGGTGCCGGTCATCACATGACCTCCAGGGTCGAGAGCCACTTGGTCTGCAGCACGCCGGGACGCCCGGGCGCGATCATGCGCGCCGGGTAGCCGTGCTGGATGTCGAGGGGCGCGCCGTCGAGCTCGAGCGCGACGAGGGTGAGCGGGTCGCGCACGTACTCCGCGCCCATCTCGGTGCGCCGGAAGCCGCCGCTCTTCTCGAGGCTCGTGACGCGGAGGCGCGCGCCCGGGTCGGCGCCGACCTGGTCCATGAGGTCCATGAGGCGGACGCCGCGCCAGGTCGCCGACTGGCTCCAGCCCTCGACGCAGGAGATGGGGAGCGTCGCGGTGACGAGCCCCATGCCGCGGAGGTCGTCCATCGTGAAGGCGCGGGAGGAGGATCCGTTCGAGACGGTGAGCGTCCACCCGGCGTCCATGGCGCTCTCCGTCACGCCGGCGGCCTCGGCCGTGCGGTTGACGGGCAGCGCCTGCGGGCCGGTGCCCATGACGCGCGGGCCGAAGGCGTTGAACGGCGCAAGGATCCGGAACGACTGCCCGGCGGTGAGGCCCACGACCGCGGCGACCGACGCGCCGACCGCCACGAGGAATCCGCGGCGGGCGACCGGGGTGGGCGTGACGGGGGTGTCGTCGATCCAGGCGAGCACGCGGCCGGTGACGCCGCGGGGCGCGCGGGCGGGGGTGCCGTCGGCGGCGTCCGCGGGCGCGTCGTCCGCCTCGACGATGGGCGACTCGTCCGCCTGCCCGCGCCGCCAGTGCCCGGCGATGGCGGGCAGCTTGACGCCGATGTGGATCGCGAGCGACCCGATCACGACGAACGCCAGCGCGAAGTGCGTCTGCCGGAAGTAGAAGGGGAACGGCACCCACTGGAACGTGTTGAGGAGGCCCATCGTCACCTCGAGCAGGGACGCCCCGACGAACACGGCGATGGACGCGCGCTCCAGGAACGAGACGACCCCGGTGACCGGCGGGTACGTGAGCAGCTCGGGGAAGACGATCCAGAGCTTGGCGAGCAGCAGCGGCACGCACGCGATGCCGGCCGTGATGTGGATCCCCTGCGTCAGCCGGTAGAGCGACACGGGCGCGGTCGGGAAGCGCATCCAGGGCAGCGGGTCCTGGAGGAAGTGGCTGTAGAGGCCCGTCGCGAAGCACACGAGGAACGCGATGCCGAGGAGGCGGCCGATCACGACCGCCAGCCGGGTCGTGCGCGCGGGCGACGCCAGGCGACGCCTGGCCTCGTGCATCAGCGTCCGCATGGGGGTCGTCCTCCGTCCGGGGAGCGGCGGGTCGGGGCCGGTCGGCGATCGCCCGGGCGCGCGCCGCCATGATGGAGTGTGCGCACCGCCCTCACCGCCCTCGTCCTCGCCGTCATGGCCGCGCTCACCGGGTGGTCGGTGGTCGCGTTCGATCTGTTCGGCGATGCCGACGACGAGGCGTTCTTCCGTCGCGAGGGTGCCGCGCCGCTGTTCTGGCTCGTGGTCGTCATCTGGGTGGTCTTCGGAGCGGCGGTCCTCCTGGTGCGGAAGCTGCCGGCCCGATCCGCCGCTGCGCTCATCATCCTCGGATCGGTGGGCCTCGGCGCGGTCGCGATGGCCGGACCGCCGAACACCAGCACCG
This genomic interval from Clavibacter michiganensis contains the following:
- a CDS encoding PadR family transcriptional regulator, producing MRTHDHDDHLSSPSSAEAPADRHEPRMQHHRGGRPRIMPGHPLARGFRPGDGPGFPGFPGFPGMGGFGGPGFGPGRGRGGRGRARRGDVRLAILSLLADAPSNGYGLITGIATKTEGAWRPSPGSVYPTLQQLVDEDLIVADESGAKSVYSLTDQGRAHVEEHKDEIDAAWAATTDKSEGEDAFQTSLMKLMGVVKPLMHDATDAQRQAAAAKLDETRRALYAILAD
- a CDS encoding molybdopterin-dependent oxidoreductase — protein: MTRAALRWWSASLGVVAALAVLAVAEIAAAFVAPAASPVLAVGALVIDLVPAGVKDTVIALFGTGDKVALIVVLGVVVLAAAALAGILQVRRPPLGVVVLALFAGVAMLAATTRAGATGAAAIPTIVGMIAGVFILHRGADRLRDWRDAADRAASASAAVAEPVRGIARPAARAPLTPGAGARVERRTFLLMTVVAGVASVVAGSVARGLNAAAARVDDFRRTLVLPRAATPAAAIPATAELGVPGLAPFVTPATDFYRIDTALQVPSVDAASWKLRITGMVEQEVEITFAELLALPLEEHVTTLTCVSNEIGGNLIGNALWLGYPIRLLLERAKPTTGADMVLSTSQDGWTASTPLEALTDPDRASILAVGMNGEPLPQQHGFPVRMVVPGLYGYVSATKWVTELKVTTFAEDVAYWSTRGWTERGPIKTGSRIDTPRSGARVDAGRTAIAGMAWAQHTGIEKVEVRVDEGDWVEATLGDGVGADTWRQWSYAWDAASGSHSVEVRATDTTGATQTSDEAPPAPDGATGWHRITVGVS
- a CDS encoding sensor histidine kinase is translated as MTADSFLIVVLTALVCAAVVGLGASVLLRALRRRSLVLQICVVALAAVLSVVGGMVAVTASMLVDDAGLTAFLSVAAVSALVSLVMAAMLGMTLVRGSRELGRYAASMGEEAAVEPGRPTSTEFAQLARELSAANRRLADARDRMEAQERSRRELIAWMSHDLRTPLAGIRAMAESLEDGMVDDEHRYFRQIRVQANRLNGMVDDLFELSRINSGSLELAVERVSLYDVVSDTVAELGPVAQARKVELRGETAHDDLVVQGDPRELSRVVGNLVMNAIQQSLPGGRIVISAHRDSGNLAVLSVEDTAGGIPEADLPRVFDAGWRSTGSRTPRAYGKSAAERTALGPDFPAAPVEATPPDPAVQAEGTHDGGYASGGGGAGLGLAIVRGIVRAHDGDVTVQNIEGGCRFDVILPYSKPVAP
- a CDS encoding response regulator transcription factor, translated to MSPTYDPARADAGRPDSARPDPSRPDPLRGRRILVVEDDPTVNEVVCRYLKASGFQVETVADGLEAVRVATERMPDLVVLDRMLPGLDGLEVCRRIRAHHPESPVPVVMLTALGQGEDRVNGLDAGADDYLAKPFSPRELVLRVRAVLRRTVPEAVPEPPFVAGPFVLDLGAREIHQAGVMLSLTSREFDLLAFLLRNPRRVFGRDDLLRQVWGWEIGDLSTVTVHVRRLREKIEADPAHPVLLGTVWGVGYRFDPDAATPAAPAEAEPAPSAEADA
- a CDS encoding glycosyltransferase family 2 protein produces the protein MTPALVDVVLPCLDEEEALPWVLSRLPEGYRAIVVDNGSTDRSAEVARAHGALVVRESRRGFGAAAHAGLEAATAPLVAFCDADASMDPALLPRVVDPVRDGERDLVLGRRVPSARGAWPLHARIANLELARRLRRITGVPLHDLGPMRCGRRTELLDLGILDRRSGYPLEMLLRASAAHWRILEVDMPYAPRVGRSKVTGTVRGTVTAVRDMSRVLAEARAAAAGADRTPGGTA
- a CDS encoding TIGR04282 family arsenosugar biosynthesis glycosyltransferase, with amino-acid sequence MTAVVVIAKECIPGRVKTRLHPPFTLEEAAELASAALADTLAAVDDAAPARRVLLFDGANPPAEAAGYDVIPQVTGDLDERLAAMFDALDGPVLLVGMDTPQLTADLIRPVLDSWADGARGPDAWFGPANDGGFWALGLRDPDGALVRGVPMSRDDTGAVQLSRLIDAGLDVAMLPELTDVDTVDDAREAAEAAPAHRFAHALRTLETGASTRAATTAPATSQRDPA
- a CDS encoding class I SAM-dependent methyltransferase, translated to MSLAVDHPEDRASARVRTFGSGGGEPYARALRDSGEVLFLSLASSDDDSAEVMDLGRWSADADAVDASLLADAAGPVLDIGCGPGRMVRAAMDAGLGALGIDVSPTVVEMAAGLGLPVLHRSVFERLPREGGWGTLLLLDGNIGIGGDAAALLARCGDLLDDQGALVVETHPDPARDRTFECTVEDGQGRASDPFPWAQVGRDAVARMAGDAGLDLVQCWETEGRSFCRLVRA
- a CDS encoding molybdopterin-dependent oxidoreductase — translated: MRTLMHEARRRLASPARTTRLAVVIGRLLGIAFLVCFATGLYSHFLQDPLPWMRFPTAPVSLYRLTQGIHITAGIACVPLLLAKLWIVFPELLTYPPVTGVVSFLERASIAVFVGASLLEVTMGLLNTFQWVPFPFYFRQTHFALAFVVIGSLAIHIGVKLPAIAGHWRRGQADESPIVEADDAPADAADGTPARAPRGVTGRVLAWIDDTPVTPTPVARRGFLVAVGASVAAVVGLTAGQSFRILAPFNAFGPRVMGTGPQALPVNRTAEAAGVTESAMDAGWTLTVSNGSSSRAFTMDDLRGMGLVTATLPISCVEGWSQSATWRGVRLMDLMDQVGADPGARLRVTSLEKSGGFRRTEMGAEYVRDPLTLVALELDGAPLDIQHGYPARMIAPGRPGVLQTKWLSTLEVM